The following proteins come from a genomic window of Gossypium raimondii isolate GPD5lz chromosome 5, ASM2569854v1, whole genome shotgun sequence:
- the LOC105766111 gene encoding UDP-glycosyltransferase 74B1 — protein sequence MKPLQPSSPHSVYDRDREREGALSKEMEDKQMKGHVLVLPYPSQGHINPLLQFAKRLASKGVKATLTTTHYTLNSISAAHIGVEPISDGFDEGGFSQAGNVDFYLKSFRDHGSRTLAELIQKFSNSATPVNCVVYDSFLPWALDVAKQHGIYGAAFFTNSATVCSIFAHIHHGLLTLPLTPETTPLLLPGLPPLYFPDLPSFLRFPDSYPAYLAMKLSQYSNLNQADWVFSNTFEELEGKEARGVSEIWPAKLIGPMVPSAYLDERIKGDRGYGSSLWKPLSEECIEWLETKPSNSVVYVSFGSMVSLSEEQIAELAWGLKESNMYFLWVVRDSEQQKLPKWFLDSVQEKGKVVTWCNQLEMLAHRTVGCFVTHCGWNSTLEGLSLGVPMIGVPKWTDQLTDAKFVEEIWEIGVRAKEDEVGVVRKDELLRCLKEVMEGDKSKEIKRNANKWRDSAMKTITEGGSSDKCIDEFVQHLMASYQNLNGL from the exons ATGAAACCCCTCCAACCAAGCAGCCCTCACTCAGTGTATGATAGagatagagagagagagggagcACTTAGCAAAGAAATGGAGGACAAACAAATGAAAGGGCATGTACTAGTACTCCCATACCCAAGTCAAGGCCACATTAACCCTCTTCTCCAATTTGCAAAACGTTTAGCCTCTAAAGGTGTGAAGGCAACACTAACCACCACCCATTACACCCTCAACTCCATATCCGCTGCTCACATTGGGGTGGAACCCATCTCGGATGGGTTCGATGAAGGTGGTTTTTCTCAGGCAGGAAATGTAGACTTTTACCTCAAGTCATTCAGGGACCATGGTTCCAGAACCCTGGCTGAACTCATCCAAAAGTTCAGCAACTCAGCCACTCCAGTTAACTGTGTGGTGTACGACTCATTTCTACCGTGGGCTCTTGATGTAGCCAAGCAGCATGGGATTTATGGGGCTGCATTTTTCACCAACTCTGCAACTGTGTGTAGCATCTTTGCCCATATTCACCATGGTCTTCTCACTCTACCACTCACTcctgaaacgacgccgttgcTTTTACCGGGACTGCCTCCGTTGTATTTCCCGGACTTGCCCAGTTTTCTGAGGTTTCCCGATAGTTACCCTGCCTACTTGGCCATGAAGTTGAGTCAGTATTCGAATTTGAACCAAGCAGATTGGGTTTTCAGTAACACCTTCGAAGAACTCGAAGGAAAG GAAGCAAGAGGGGTGTCAGAGATCTGGCCAGCCAAGTTGATTGGCCCGATGGTACCATCCGCATACTTAGATGAAAGGATCAAAGGTGACAGAGGGTATGGTTCGAGTCTATGGAAGCCACTTAGCGAAGAGTGCATAGAATGGCTTGAAACAAAGCCATCTAACTCAGTAGTCTACGTTTCCTTTGGAAGCATGGTTTCATTATCCGAAGAACAAATAGCAGAGCTCGCATGGGGTTTAAAGGAAAGCAATATGTATTTCCTATGGGTCGTAAGGGACTCAGAACAGCAAAAATTGCCCAAATGGTTCCTAGACTCGGTTCAAGAGAAGGGCAAGGTCGTAACATGGTGTAACCAGCTAGAAATGCTGGCACATAGAACCGTGGGCTGCTTCGTGACACACTGTGGGTGGAACTCAACCTTAGAAGGGCTGAGCCTCGGTGTGCCGATGATCGGTGTGCCGAAATGGACCGATCAATTGACCGATGCGAAGTTCGTGGAGGAGATTTGGGAGATAGGGGTGAGAGCCAAGGAAGATGAGGTGGGTGTAGTGAGGAAAGATGAGCTGTTGAGGTGCTTGAAAGAAGTAATGGAAGGGGACAAAAGCaaagaaataaagagaaatGCCAACAAATGGAGGGATTCAGCCATGAAAACTATCACTGAAGGAGGGAGCTCGGACAAGTGTATCGATGAGTTTGTGCAGCATTTGATGGCTTCTTACCAAAACTTGAACGGACTTTGA